Proteins from a genomic interval of Candidatus Methylacidiphilales bacterium:
- a CDS encoding tail fiber protein encodes AGVDGAEMIGIRDEAGLYNAANVEQALYEIYQAFKVFKDAVEPLNKYFFRDGSVPATGHFDLGGKQIKNLAAATEDNDAVTKKQLDYIVTASALDTSGFLLIDGSRAMTGNLQMNTKLIVNLGDANINDDYHAVNVKTLKSYIGQFATSLTFPVGCIIDVCGTLNDAKWLLCDGKTYGKEAYPELHDVLPSTLKDDYVFKVPDLRGRLTVGAGRLAIIPGSTNYYDTGKGDPYTSRNRDVGAYDGAEYHKLTIDEMPKHGHNVLHMSKVIRSDAAGTLGVSGSGPYVENEFKEEGNNIAHENMPPVFAVNKYIRAKP; translated from the coding sequence GCCGGTGTCGATGGGGCTGAGATGATTGGTATCCGCGACGAAGCTGGGCTCTATAATGCTGCAAATGTCGAACAAGCGCTTTATGAGATATATCAAGCTTTTAAGGTGTTTAAAGATGCTGTCGAACCTCTTAATAAATATTTCTTCCGTGATGGGAGTGTGCCAGCGACGGGGCATTTTGATCTAGGTGGTAAGCAGATTAAGAATCTGGCGGCGGCGACGGAGGATAATGATGCGGTGACTAAAAAGCAATTGGATTATATTGTTACCGCTAGCGCGCTTGATACTAGTGGGTTTTTGTTAATTGATGGAAGTCGCGCGATGACCGGTAATTTGCAGATGAACACAAAGCTGATTGTTAATTTGGGTGACGCGAATATTAATGACGACTATCACGCGGTGAATGTGAAAACATTGAAATCTTATATTGGACAGTTTGCTACGTCCTTAACGTTTCCAGTTGGTTGTATTATTGATGTGTGTGGGACGTTGAATGATGCAAAATGGTTGTTATGTGATGGTAAAACATATGGTAAAGAGGCTTATCCTGAGCTGCATGATGTTTTACCTAGTACTCTAAAAGATGACTATGTTTTTAAAGTGCCCGATTTGCGTGGCAGGCTTACAGTAGGTGCTGGTAGGTTAGCAATTATACCAGGTAGTACTAATTATTACGATACAGGTAAAGGAGATCCTTACACATCGCGTAATCGTGATGTTGGTGCATATGATGGCGCGGAGTATCACAAATTAACAATTGATGAGATGCCGAAGCATGGTCATAATGTACTGCACATGAGTAAAGTAATTAGGTCTGATGCCGCTGGAACACTTGGGGTATCAGGGAGCGGTCCGTATGTTGAAAATGAGTTTAAGGAGGAAGGCAATAACATAGCGCACGAGAACATGCCGCCAGTTTTTGCCGTTAATAAATATATAAGAGCTAAACCATAA